In the genome of Limnobaculum zhutongyuii, one region contains:
- a CDS encoding phosphoribosyltransferase domain-containing protein: MLTIELSTGVISVSSEQPTDFNALFEMAERNNPKRSFLFVSKVLGKHIPVTPSAMKASHRALATKIPADLPPPILFIGMAETAVGLAAGVHREYTRAGKQACLVTSTRHPVDGELFCEFKENHSHATDHLIYLPEEPQLREMFLQARSLVLVDDEATTGNTFCNLYQSLSAAGLSNLSQIVTVTLTNWSDGALAKRLDIPVNEVCLISGSWSWQPKEDAQIPVMPSVNVTARGLAPMATQQNWGRLGCKQHTLTLARDYAPYIGKKVLVLGTGEFMWQPFLLGEQLEAAGAEVYLSSTTRSPISIGMAIKCGIAFSDNYGLGIANYMYNIVPDEYQHILLCCETPDAFLDPELLSYLSSGKAALEVIVHD, from the coding sequence ATGTTAACAATCGAGTTATCAACCGGCGTTATTTCAGTAAGTTCTGAGCAACCGACTGATTTTAATGCGCTGTTTGAAATGGCAGAAAGAAATAATCCTAAACGTTCTTTTCTGTTTGTCAGTAAGGTACTGGGAAAACATATCCCGGTAACACCGTCAGCAATGAAGGCCAGTCACCGTGCCTTAGCGACGAAAATCCCCGCTGACTTACCACCGCCAATACTGTTTATCGGTATGGCTGAAACTGCCGTTGGGCTGGCCGCTGGTGTGCACCGTGAATACACGCGAGCAGGAAAGCAGGCTTGTCTGGTCACCTCTACTCGTCACCCGGTGGATGGAGAACTGTTTTGTGAATTCAAAGAGAATCACAGCCATGCTACCGACCATCTGATTTACCTTCCCGAAGAGCCACAGCTGCGCGAGATGTTTTTGCAGGCGCGTTCTCTGGTTCTGGTTGATGATGAAGCCACCACCGGAAATACTTTCTGTAATCTTTACCAGTCATTATCGGCTGCAGGCCTGTCAAACCTGTCGCAAATCGTCACCGTAACCCTGACCAACTGGAGTGATGGCGCATTAGCTAAACGATTAGACATTCCGGTCAATGAAGTCTGTCTGATATCCGGCTCCTGGTCATGGCAGCCTAAAGAAGATGCGCAGATTCCGGTGATGCCATCGGTGAACGTCACCGCTCGTGGATTAGCCCCAATGGCTACCCAACAAAACTGGGGGCGATTGGGCTGTAAGCAACATACATTAACTCTGGCGCGAGATTACGCCCCATATATCGGAAAAAAAGTGCTGGTTTTGGGTACCGGTGAATTTATGTGGCAACCATTTCTGTTGGGCGAACAGTTGGAAGCGGCTGGCGCTGAGGTATACCTCAGTTCTACCACCCGATCACCGATCTCCATTGGTATGGCAATCAAATGCGGCATTGCCTTCTCGGATAATTACGGGCTGGGTATTGCGAATTATATGTATAACATTGTCCCTGATGAGTATCAGCACATCTTACTGTGCTGCGAAACACCCGACGCGTTTTTAGATCCTGAGCTGTTGTCCTATTTAAGCAGTGGTAAAGCCGCACTGGAGGTTATTGTTCATGACTAA
- a CDS encoding HAD family hydrolase — MTNASQPIALIDLDDTIFQTKRKMLNELNIEPKHTGALDREYQPRSFMSEKQFNFVNWLLSTAETIPVTARGTEELSRVQVPFTSWAIATHGAVILNKDRQPDEEWKSIVLNRLQYISPLVVQLRDACEQLLNKMQVNGWARINYEYDNQPVYFVMKHTDSTKTEEIYRVADQLIKEQDCSAFYLHRNGNNVAFLPHCIDKGQAVKHLLSRLLADAPDRPVLGLGDSTSDHRFLHLCDWFGMPKNSQLSQFLSSLIT, encoded by the coding sequence ATGACTAACGCCTCACAGCCTATCGCCCTGATCGATCTGGATGACACCATTTTTCAAACCAAGCGTAAGATGCTCAATGAGCTAAATATTGAGCCAAAACATACCGGAGCGCTGGACAGGGAGTACCAGCCCCGCAGTTTTATGTCCGAAAAACAGTTTAATTTTGTTAACTGGCTATTAAGTACTGCAGAAACCATCCCGGTTACCGCCAGAGGTACGGAAGAACTATCAAGAGTTCAGGTCCCTTTTACCAGTTGGGCTATTGCCACACATGGCGCAGTGATTTTGAATAAAGACCGACAGCCAGACGAAGAGTGGAAAAGCATTGTGCTCAACAGGCTGCAATATATCTCTCCATTAGTGGTACAACTCCGCGATGCCTGTGAGCAACTGTTAAACAAAATGCAGGTTAACGGCTGGGCCAGAATCAACTATGAGTATGATAACCAGCCGGTTTATTTTGTGATGAAACACACTGATAGCACCAAAACTGAAGAGATTTATCGGGTTGCTGACCAATTAATCAAAGAGCAGGATTGCTCGGCGTTTTATCTGCACCGCAACGGCAACAATGTGGCCTTCTTGCCTCATTGCATCGATAAAGGTCAGGCGGTTAAACACCTGCTTAGCAGACTACTGGCAGACGCGCCCGACCGCCCGGTATTGGGTTTAGGTGATAGCACCAGCGACCATCGTTTTCTGCATTTATGTGACTGGTTTGGCATGCCTAAAAATAGTCAGTTATCACAATTTCTATCATCTTTAATTACGTAA
- a CDS encoding cysteine protease StiP family protein translates to MALHGFSGSYPTEWINFLLNTVVTELTPVEEKERLIQSGEKHYSDMLSEEPEPSAFHLELYQGALEAGSYRLATEVMALAKALANNLPNQEIVLISLVRAGVPLGVLLHLALQKLGIRSFHYGISIIRDRGIDNAAMTQIEQQHGTEGIVFVDGWTGKGAITQELRRSLSTRSGYPDRDRLVVLADVCGSAWLSASTDDWLIPFGILGAPVSGLISRSIWSSDDYHGSVQCNHLAKFDRSVSFINTVTKQWDSMDITAIKAAVCDDPTVYPLLKMSQDTVTSLANQYGIKNLNRIKPGIAEATRAVLRRLPDHVLVRSKTDSDVSLLMYLTEKLSIPVQEVGDAIAPYRAITIIKKVGKE, encoded by the coding sequence GTGGCATTACACGGATTTTCCGGCTCGTATCCTACTGAATGGATAAATTTTCTCTTAAACACCGTCGTTACTGAATTAACGCCAGTAGAAGAAAAAGAGCGTTTGATTCAAAGCGGAGAGAAACACTATTCAGATATGCTCAGTGAAGAACCTGAGCCAAGTGCTTTTCATCTTGAACTTTATCAGGGCGCGCTGGAGGCTGGAAGCTATCGGCTGGCCACGGAAGTGATGGCATTAGCCAAAGCGCTGGCCAACAATCTGCCCAATCAGGAGATTGTATTAATCAGCCTGGTCAGAGCCGGAGTTCCCCTTGGCGTCTTGCTACATCTGGCGCTTCAAAAGCTAGGCATCCGTTCATTTCACTATGGCATCAGCATTATCCGCGACCGGGGTATCGATAATGCTGCGATGACTCAAATAGAACAGCAGCACGGTACAGAAGGTATCGTATTTGTTGATGGCTGGACGGGCAAAGGTGCCATTACCCAAGAGCTACGCCGCTCTTTATCCACGCGTTCAGGCTATCCGGATCGCGATCGCTTAGTGGTATTGGCGGACGTCTGTGGTAGCGCGTGGTTAAGTGCATCAACTGATGACTGGCTAATCCCCTTTGGCATTCTGGGTGCGCCGGTTTCCGGGCTAATATCGCGTTCCATCTGGTCGAGTGATGACTATCACGGCAGCGTCCAGTGTAATCATTTAGCCAAATTTGACCGCAGCGTCTCTTTTATTAATACGGTAACCAAACAATGGGATAGCATGGATATCACCGCAATTAAAGCAGCGGTATGCGATGACCCAACGGTTTATCCGCTGTTAAAAATGAGTCAGGATACCGTGACTTCGCTGGCTAACCAGTATGGCATCAAAAATCTTAATCGTATTAAGCCGGGTATTGCAGAAGCGACGCGTGCCGTATTAAGACGGCTTCCTGACCATGTATTAGTGCGTTCTAAAACCGATAGCGATGTTTCTCTGCTGATGTACTTAACCGAAAAATTATCTATTCCGGTACAGGAAGTTGGAGACGCCATTGCCCCCTATCGAGCTATTACCATTATTAAAAAGGTAGGTAAAGAATGA
- a CDS encoding HpcH/HpaI aldolase/citrate lyase family protein, with protein sequence MITPYDLGATLYMPATRNDLFQVIAQNKYPNLKSLVICLEDAVVEKEIKLGIENLSQLLANIADLNLKDAPLIFIRPRNIPMAKTLIDRLDLSKVTGFVLPKFELDQVEEWSQTLASTHLLAMPTLETANCFDATKMNILANTMRNDAYFSRKTIVLRIGGNDLMHVLGIRRNRSRTLYDGPLGYVIKMIVCIFGAQGFYMTAPVCEIIDSPTVLLAELEIDNEHGLVGKTAIHPKQIEHINNAFKVQVTDYLDALKILNSNSAVFQSNGAMCEPATHHMWAQNIVSRSQSYGFADEVPHSIYEQHQSEKIL encoded by the coding sequence ATGATTACTCCCTACGATTTAGGTGCAACCTTGTATATGCCCGCCACCAGAAACGACCTGTTTCAGGTGATCGCTCAAAATAAGTATCCTAACTTAAAGTCATTGGTTATCTGTCTTGAAGATGCAGTAGTTGAGAAAGAGATTAAGCTGGGAATCGAAAATCTCAGTCAATTGCTGGCTAATATTGCCGATCTTAATTTGAAAGATGCCCCGCTGATATTTATCCGTCCGCGCAATATTCCCATGGCTAAAACCCTGATAGACAGGCTGGACTTAAGCAAAGTAACCGGATTCGTCCTGCCTAAATTCGAACTGGATCAGGTGGAGGAGTGGAGCCAGACACTCGCCAGTACACACCTTTTAGCCATGCCAACGCTGGAGACAGCAAACTGCTTTGATGCAACCAAGATGAATATCCTGGCGAACACCATGCGTAATGATGCCTATTTTTCCCGGAAAACCATCGTATTAAGAATTGGTGGTAATGACTTGATGCATGTGCTGGGAATTCGCCGTAATCGCTCCAGAACCTTATACGATGGCCCGTTAGGCTATGTGATAAAAATGATTGTTTGTATCTTTGGGGCTCAGGGATTTTATATGACCGCCCCGGTATGTGAAATTATCGACTCCCCGACGGTGCTGCTGGCCGAACTGGAGATTGATAATGAACATGGTCTGGTCGGAAAAACTGCTATTCACCCTAAGCAAATAGAACATATCAATAATGCTTTTAAGGTTCAGGTCACCGATTATCTTGATGCCCTAAAAATTCTTAATAGCAACAGTGCCGTTTTTCAGTCCAACGGTGCCATGTGTGAACCAGCAACCCACCATATGTGGGCACAAAATATCGTTTCCCGCTCGCAGTCTTATGGTTTTGCGGATGAGGTTCCACACTCGATATATGAACAACATCAATCAGAAAAAATTCTGTAA
- a CDS encoding phosphatidylglycerophosphatase A family protein, producing MSIKIKPELYKLSIANPLHWIATGFGSGLSPKAPGTFGSLAAIPFFYLLQMLPMPAYLVMLVLTFALGVWACQSATDAIGMDDHGAIVWDEFVGMWITCIALPQGFIWMVAAFVTFRFFDILKPWPIRWFDNHCTGGFGIMIDDVIAGLIALGVIQAAYWLV from the coding sequence TTGAGCATCAAGATTAAACCTGAATTATACAAACTGTCGATCGCTAACCCGTTGCACTGGATTGCTACGGGTTTTGGCTCCGGCCTGTCACCTAAAGCGCCAGGGACTTTTGGCTCTCTGGCTGCAATCCCATTCTTTTATCTGTTGCAAATGTTACCAATGCCCGCCTATTTGGTGATGCTGGTACTCACCTTTGCCCTTGGCGTCTGGGCTTGCCAGTCAGCAACGGATGCCATCGGCATGGACGATCACGGAGCCATTGTCTGGGATGAGTTTGTCGGTATGTGGATCACCTGCATCGCTCTGCCGCAGGGTTTTATCTGGATGGTCGCTGCGTTTGTTACCTTCCGCTTTTTTGACATTCTGAAGCCCTGGCCAATTCGTTGGTTTGATAACCATTGCACCGGTGGCTTTGGTATCATGATTGATGATGTGATTGCCGGGCTGATTGCTTTAGGTGTCATACAGGCGGCATACTGGTTGGTATAA
- the pdxR gene encoding MocR-like pyridoxine biosynthesis transcription factor PdxR, with amino-acid sequence MLDIHLDPSSGTPLQQQIFQTIHQALLQGELPVGYRLPSIRELSRNLNVARITVVMAYDKLIQNGYVKSRPGIGYEVVFSSALQKAPQAARIENAREPVRLMPASVGLDVYSPATPELYCRLGVPDPHAFPWPSWRKWNNSASNSKHHLLTRYHSPQGLLSLRTELVRFLRLTRGIETQPENVIVINGIQEGLALLAQLFILNTKGCKVVTESPCYSGAWHLFNYYQADVETVAVDEQGIQVEQLPSHPVQLCYVTPSHQYPVGGTISLERRCALLTWAQKTGAYVIEDDYDSVFSYNSTPLPALKAMDEDDRVIYIGTFSKTLGPGMRMGYMVCPDAILTSVQNMKALSNSGSNWLQQQFLADFMHDQRYYSHLRKLEQEYANRQRLLVEGLQRIFPEGKVLGVENGLHLTLACPLTIEQVAQLRERCLQENIRFDTLTELANGSETAWLKTVASPLLFFGFGGLNQQQLLHLLAVIEQQVAILQQEASAEMAVIPTSMPPV; translated from the coding sequence ATGTTGGATATTCATCTGGACCCATCATCGGGTACCCCCTTGCAGCAACAGATATTTCAGACAATACATCAGGCATTACTGCAAGGAGAATTACCCGTTGGTTATCGGCTGCCATCGATTCGCGAACTGTCCCGAAATTTGAATGTGGCACGGATTACCGTTGTGATGGCTTATGACAAGCTGATTCAAAATGGCTATGTTAAAAGTCGTCCGGGTATTGGTTATGAGGTGGTTTTCAGTAGCGCGTTACAAAAGGCGCCTCAGGCCGCTCGCATTGAGAATGCCAGAGAGCCAGTCAGGCTGATGCCAGCCAGCGTAGGTCTGGATGTTTACTCTCCGGCTACTCCTGAACTTTATTGCCGATTAGGCGTTCCCGATCCTCATGCTTTTCCATGGCCAAGCTGGCGAAAGTGGAATAACTCAGCCAGTAATTCTAAACATCATTTACTAACCCGCTACCACTCTCCTCAGGGGTTGCTTTCGTTACGTACGGAATTAGTCAGATTTTTACGCCTGACTCGCGGTATTGAAACTCAGCCAGAAAACGTGATTGTGATTAACGGAATTCAGGAGGGGCTGGCTTTACTTGCCCAGCTTTTCATTCTCAATACCAAAGGTTGCAAAGTGGTCACCGAGTCCCCTTGTTATTCCGGGGCATGGCATCTGTTTAATTATTACCAGGCTGATGTAGAAACGGTAGCGGTGGATGAACAGGGGATTCAGGTTGAACAGCTTCCTTCGCATCCCGTTCAGCTTTGTTATGTAACCCCTTCTCATCAGTATCCGGTTGGCGGGACCATTTCCCTTGAGCGCCGCTGTGCTTTGTTAACCTGGGCGCAAAAGACCGGAGCCTATGTCATTGAAGATGATTACGATTCAGTATTTTCTTATAACAGTACGCCTCTGCCTGCGCTGAAAGCGATGGATGAAGACGATCGGGTGATTTATATCGGTACCTTTTCTAAAACGCTGGGGCCGGGTATGCGGATGGGATATATGGTGTGTCCGGATGCCATTTTGACCTCCGTACAAAATATGAAAGCGTTAAGTAACAGTGGAAGTAACTGGCTGCAGCAGCAGTTTCTGGCTGACTTTATGCATGACCAGCGTTATTACAGCCATTTACGTAAGTTAGAACAGGAGTACGCTAATCGTCAGCGTTTACTGGTGGAGGGGCTACAGCGTATCTTCCCTGAGGGAAAAGTTTTGGGTGTTGAAAACGGGCTGCATCTCACATTGGCATGCCCGCTCACGATTGAGCAGGTAGCGCAATTGCGGGAGCGCTGCCTGCAGGAAAACATTCGTTTTGATACGTTGACCGAATTGGCCAATGGGTCAGAAACAGCTTGGCTGAAGACGGTTGCTTCGCCGTTGCTATTTTTTGGTTTTGGTGGACTAAATCAGCAACAATTGCTTCATTTGCTGGCCGTTATTGAACAACAGGTAGCCATATTGCAACAGGAAGCAAGTGCTGAAATGGCTGTTATACCAACCAGTATGCCGCCTGTATGA
- a CDS encoding NapC/NirT family cytochrome c, giving the protein MCKLNKKAMSLMFSGALSMLLLIWGSYQGIHYTSKTEFCLSCHSMSIPAKEYLQSVHYKNASGVRAECKDCHIPPGVIPTLVRKTQAVSELYYQWISPSIDTPEKFEAKRAELAHKEWSRMAASNSAACKSCHSYQAMDHGKQSSSAAQQMSSAAGKDSQCIDCHKGIAHRKPDTSSGFRDDFKKLQQQAQQLPENRELFTLSDKKIAAVANGEAGKAQLMPATKVTVLAHQDNQVQIEIIGWRESHGRGRVITQYPGKRIFSAVLDDSLLPAVKILSQQEDPVSHQQWEQISVTAWTSQEGFSTSLQPVWQYAENMLKSTCSACHSTPPTTQYNANGWIAGLKAMSTYYRLSKQEESTLLKYLQTHASDTRE; this is encoded by the coding sequence ATGTGTAAGCTAAACAAAAAAGCAATGTCACTGATGTTCAGCGGCGCGTTATCAATGCTGTTACTCATTTGGGGAAGCTATCAGGGAATTCATTACACCAGCAAAACCGAGTTTTGCCTGTCCTGCCATTCCATGAGCATACCAGCAAAAGAGTATCTGCAAAGTGTCCATTATAAGAATGCATCCGGCGTACGAGCAGAATGTAAAGACTGCCATATTCCACCCGGAGTGATTCCTACGCTGGTTCGTAAAACTCAGGCGGTAAGTGAACTTTATTATCAATGGATTTCTCCGTCTATCGATACACCAGAGAAGTTTGAAGCTAAACGAGCGGAGCTGGCGCATAAAGAGTGGTCTCGTATGGCGGCAAGCAATTCCGCTGCCTGTAAGTCTTGCCACAGTTATCAGGCAATGGACCATGGCAAACAGTCCTCTTCTGCCGCTCAACAAATGAGTTCAGCAGCAGGGAAAGATAGCCAGTGTATCGACTGCCATAAAGGCATTGCACACCGTAAACCAGACACCAGCAGCGGCTTTCGTGATGATTTCAAAAAGCTGCAGCAACAGGCACAACAATTACCTGAAAATCGAGAACTGTTCACACTGAGCGATAAAAAGATCGCTGCCGTAGCCAATGGTGAAGCAGGTAAAGCCCAACTGATGCCCGCCACCAAAGTCACCGTACTGGCACATCAGGATAATCAAGTTCAGATAGAAATCATCGGCTGGCGTGAAAGTCATGGTCGGGGAAGAGTTATCACTCAGTATCCCGGTAAGCGCATATTTAGTGCTGTACTGGATGACTCGCTGTTACCGGCGGTAAAAATCCTTAGCCAGCAAGAAGATCCTGTATCCCATCAGCAGTGGGAACAGATTAGCGTTACCGCCTGGACATCTCAGGAGGGATTCAGCACCAGCCTGCAGCCCGTATGGCAATATGCAGAGAACATGTTGAAATCCACCTGTAGCGCCTGTCACAGCACCCCTCCGACCACCCAATACAACGCCAACGGCTGGATTGCCGGATTAAAAGCCATGTCCACTTACTACCGCTTAAGCAAGCAGGAAGAGAGCACACTGCTGAAATACCTGCAAACCCATGCCAGCGACACCAGAGAATAA
- the torA gene encoding trimethylamine-N-oxide reductase TorA codes for MNFQKISSSRRRFIQGVMATGALSAISSGPLISRAWAAETNPEQWVQSGCHFGAFEAKVVNGEWTDTRSFKHDKFPCDMLKAVREIVYNPSRVRYPMIRLDWLLKREKSDRSQRGDNRFVRVTWDQALDLFWQELERVQKQYGSSGVFTGFADWQMVGKLHKAGGAIDRALSMHGSYVTTVGDYSAAAAQVVLPHVIGSLEVYEQQTSLPLVIENTNIIILWGCDPIKNLQIEYLVPDHEPFGYWQQIKEKVTQGKMRVISIDPVRSKTQNYLGCEQLALNPQTDVALMLGLAHTLYSEKLHDEAFIKEYSVGFEQFLPYLTGETDKQPKDANWAEAICGISAEEIRELARQLVKGRTQFMGGWCVQRMHHGEQYPWMLVVLATMVGQIGLPGGGIGFGWHYNGGGTITSKGPVLSGLGGLNNPPKAVHAANFRGASPHIPVSRMVDCLLSPGKKLAFNGETLTFPDIKMAIFTAANPFHAQQDRNRMIEAWKKLETIIVLDHQWTASCRFADIVLPVTTRYERNDIEQFGTHSNKGLLAIRQVVKPQFEARHDFDIFTELCKRFNQNETYSEKQTEMQWIRRLYDEGRKQGQETGITMPDFDTFWNGEGYIEYPTGTPWVRHGEFRESPDLNPLGTPSGLIEIYSKTIAGFGYQDCPGHPVWLEPFERSHTGKQAESYPLHLQSCHPDKRLHSQICSSDNYRQTYAVNGREPLYINPTDAKVRGLKNGDIARVFNARGQVLAGVVISEDYAPGVIRIHEGAWYSPQEGGKAGTLCTYGDPNVLSADIGTSQLAQGPSAHTAIVQVERYQGVIPAVTGFGGPQLVQGTHA; via the coding sequence ATGAATTTTCAAAAGATAAGCTCTTCAAGACGCCGCTTCATTCAGGGCGTAATGGCCACCGGAGCCCTGAGTGCCATCAGTTCTGGTCCATTAATAAGTCGAGCCTGGGCAGCAGAAACCAACCCGGAACAGTGGGTTCAATCCGGTTGTCACTTCGGCGCTTTTGAAGCCAAAGTGGTTAATGGTGAGTGGACTGATACACGTTCATTTAAGCATGATAAATTTCCTTGTGACATGCTTAAGGCAGTGAGAGAGATTGTGTATAACCCCTCTCGCGTTCGCTATCCAATGATTCGCCTTGACTGGCTGCTAAAGCGAGAAAAATCCGATCGTTCACAGCGAGGTGATAACCGTTTTGTACGTGTTACCTGGGATCAAGCGTTGGATCTGTTCTGGCAAGAGCTGGAGCGAGTACAGAAACAATACGGTTCATCCGGTGTGTTTACCGGCTTCGCGGACTGGCAAATGGTTGGCAAATTGCACAAAGCGGGTGGAGCAATAGACAGAGCACTCAGCATGCACGGCAGTTATGTGACTACTGTAGGTGACTATTCCGCCGCCGCCGCACAGGTGGTTCTCCCTCATGTGATAGGTTCACTGGAAGTGTATGAGCAACAAACCTCATTACCACTGGTGATTGAAAATACCAACATCATCATTCTTTGGGGCTGCGACCCAATCAAGAATCTACAAATTGAGTATCTGGTTCCCGATCACGAGCCTTTCGGCTATTGGCAGCAAATCAAAGAAAAAGTAACGCAGGGAAAAATGCGGGTTATCAGTATCGATCCGGTTCGCAGCAAAACGCAAAACTATCTGGGCTGTGAGCAACTGGCGCTCAATCCACAGACGGATGTCGCACTGATGCTGGGGCTGGCCCATACCCTGTATAGTGAAAAACTGCACGATGAAGCCTTTATCAAGGAGTACAGCGTTGGTTTTGAGCAGTTCTTACCTTATCTGACAGGAGAAACCGACAAACAGCCAAAAGATGCCAACTGGGCTGAGGCAATTTGCGGTATCAGTGCTGAAGAGATACGTGAATTAGCCCGTCAGTTAGTTAAAGGACGTACCCAGTTTATGGGAGGATGGTGCGTGCAGCGGATGCACCATGGTGAGCAGTACCCGTGGATGCTGGTAGTGCTGGCGACAATGGTGGGTCAGATTGGCTTACCCGGCGGCGGTATAGGATTTGGCTGGCACTATAACGGTGGCGGCACGATAACGTCCAAAGGACCCGTTCTCTCTGGTCTTGGTGGGTTAAACAATCCACCTAAAGCAGTGCATGCCGCAAATTTCCGTGGAGCATCACCGCACATTCCCGTTTCCCGCATGGTTGACTGTTTACTCTCTCCGGGTAAAAAATTAGCCTTTAACGGCGAAACCCTTACCTTTCCGGATATCAAAATGGCTATTTTCACCGCAGCCAACCCATTCCACGCCCAGCAAGATCGTAACCGTATGATAGAGGCCTGGAAAAAGCTGGAAACCATCATCGTTCTTGACCATCAGTGGACTGCCTCCTGTCGTTTTGCTGATATTGTTCTGCCGGTCACCACCCGCTATGAACGTAATGATATCGAGCAATTTGGTACCCATTCTAATAAAGGGCTGCTGGCCATTCGTCAGGTGGTTAAACCACAATTTGAAGCTCGCCATGATTTCGATATTTTTACCGAACTGTGTAAGCGTTTTAATCAGAATGAAACTTACAGTGAAAAACAGACAGAAATGCAGTGGATTAGGCGCCTGTATGACGAAGGCCGTAAGCAAGGTCAGGAAACCGGTATAACCATGCCTGATTTTGACACCTTCTGGAATGGCGAAGGCTACATTGAATACCCGACAGGTACCCCCTGGGTACGTCATGGGGAGTTTCGCGAGTCACCTGACCTCAACCCGCTGGGTACCCCCTCTGGGCTGATTGAAATATACAGCAAAACCATTGCCGGATTCGGCTATCAGGATTGCCCGGGTCATCCGGTATGGCTGGAACCGTTTGAGCGCAGCCACACCGGCAAACAGGCGGAGTCCTACCCACTTCATCTTCAGTCTTGCCATCCGGATAAGCGCCTGCATTCTCAAATATGCTCCAGCGATAACTACCGCCAGACTTATGCCGTCAATGGGCGTGAACCGCTGTATATCAACCCGACGGATGCAAAAGTTCGCGGACTGAAGAATGGCGATATCGCCAGAGTATTTAATGCCCGCGGGCAGGTATTAGCTGGCGTAGTTATCAGCGAAGATTATGCGCCAGGCGTTATACGTATTCATGAAGGTGCCTGGTACTCACCGCAGGAAGGTGGCAAAGCTGGTACCCTCTGCACCTATGGCGATCCTAACGTGCTGAGTGCTGATATAGGGACATCTCAGCTTGCTCAGGGTCCTTCTGCCCATACAGCCATTGTTCAGGTTGAACGTTATCAGGGAGTCATTCCTGCAGTAACCGGTTTTGGTGGTCCGCAGCTAGTTCAAGGAACACATGCAT